The Pogoniulus pusillus isolate bPogPus1 unplaced genomic scaffold, bPogPus1.pri scaffold_158_arrow_ctg1, whole genome shotgun sequence genome includes a region encoding these proteins:
- the LOC135173950 gene encoding protein disulfide-isomerase TMX3-like isoform X4 has protein sequence MSYLWGCEMHELTIRTTVALNASNQQCLLPDRHLEKTEDMVKFMEDILDGAAEAQAGDGLLQRSKRVIYEAKAAVMEVGSSKVLFWVLRWRQRWSRSTNWSW, from the exons atGAGCTACCTGTGGGGGTGTGAAATGCA CGAGCTGACCATCCGTACTACCgtcgccttgaatgcctccaaccagcagtgtttgctgccagacagacacctggagaagacagaggacatGGTTAAGTTCATGGAGGATatcttggatggtgctgctgaa gcacaggctggtgatGGACTTCTGCAACGAAGCAAGAGAGTCATCTATGAGGCCAAGGCTGCTGTAATG GAGGTTGGATCCTCGAAGGTTTTGTTCTGGGTTCTGCGATGGAGgcaaagatggagcaggagcaccaactggagctggtaa
- the LOC135173950 gene encoding protein disulfide-isomerase TMX3-like isoform X6 has translation MSYLWGCEMHELTIRTTVALNASNQQCLLPDRHLEKTEDMVKFMEDILDGAAEAQAGDGLLQRSKRVIYEAKAAVMLSPASMA, from the exons atGAGCTACCTGTGGGGGTGTGAAATGCA CGAGCTGACCATCCGTACTACCgtcgccttgaatgcctccaaccagcagtgtttgctgccagacagacacctggagaagacagaggacatGGTTAAGTTCATGGAGGATatcttggatggtgctgctgaa gcacaggctggtgatGGACTTCTGCAACGAAGCAAGAGAGTCATCTATGAGGCCAAGGCTGCTGTAATG ctctctccagcaagcatggcatga
- the LOC135173950 gene encoding uncharacterized protein LOC135173950 isoform X2 — MLAALSTDKAHWSAKKESFFTCFSGASSSVCLLRCFCLFLWQRSVCFLGWRADHPYYRRLECLQPAVFAARQTPGEDRGHAAVAPIVTPCDLSSCPGCLPVLGAGSEYVVRSAWGVPSFAVLTVGTPRAMEWAQAGDGLLQRSKRVIYEAKAAVMLSPASMA; from the exons atgctggctgcactcagtaCAGACAAGGCACATTGGA GTGCCAAAAAGGAGAGCTTCTTCACCTGCTTCTCCGGTGCAAgctcttctgtctgtctgctgagatgtttctgcctgtttctctggcagagaagtgtttgctttttgggctGG CGAGCTGACCATCCGTACTACCgtcgccttgaatgcctccaaccagcagtgtttgctgccagacagacacctggagaagacagaggacatG ctgCGGTGGCTCCGATTGTTACGCCGTGTGATTTATCTTCCTGTCCTGGCTGTCTTCCCGTGTtgggtgctggcagtgaatACGTGGTGAGGAGTGCTTGGGGTGTGCCATCCTTTGCTGTTCTCACTGTGGGAACTCCAAGAGCCATGGAATGG gcacaggctggtgatGGACTTCTGCAACGAAGCAAGAGAGTCATCTATGAGGCCAAGGCTGCTGTAATG ctctctccagcaagcatggcatga
- the LOC135173950 gene encoding uncharacterized protein LOC135173950 isoform X1, with protein MLAALSTDKAHWSAKKESFFTCFSGASSSVCLLRCFCLFLWQRSVCFLGWRADHPYYRRLECLQPAVFAARQTPGEDRGHAAVAPIVTPCDLSSCPGCLPVLGAGSEYVVRSAWGVPSFAVLTVGTPRAMEWAQAGDGLLQRSKRVIYEAKAAVMKAGVGHLPPIPS; from the exons atgctggctgcactcagtaCAGACAAGGCACATTGGA GTGCCAAAAAGGAGAGCTTCTTCACCTGCTTCTCCGGTGCAAgctcttctgtctgtctgctgagatgtttctgcctgtttctctggcagagaagtgtttgctttttgggctGG CGAGCTGACCATCCGTACTACCgtcgccttgaatgcctccaaccagcagtgtttgctgccagacagacacctggagaagacagaggacatG ctgCGGTGGCTCCGATTGTTACGCCGTGTGATTTATCTTCCTGTCCTGGCTGTCTTCCCGTGTtgggtgctggcagtgaatACGTGGTGAGGAGTGCTTGGGGTGTGCCATCCTTTGCTGTTCTCACTGTGGGAACTCCAAGAGCCATGGAATGG gcacaggctggtgatGGACTTCTGCAACGAAGCAAGAGAGTCATCTATGAGGCCAAGGCTGCTGTAATG aaagcaggagtcggccacctgccacccatcccctcctga
- the LOC135173950 gene encoding uncharacterized protein LOC135173950 isoform X3 has protein sequence MSYLWGCEMHELTIRTTVALNASNQQCLLPDRHLEKTEDMVKFMEDILDGAAEAQAGDGLLQRSKRVIYEAKAAVMGAELLCPSPAADLHSASAPSPGRVGCFGTRPWSCLKCNCCLQLVQKWISCGCGGRNVSVVSWCQVPALLKAFS, from the exons atGAGCTACCTGTGGGGGTGTGAAATGCA CGAGCTGACCATCCGTACTACCgtcgccttgaatgcctccaaccagcagtgtttgctgccagacagacacctggagaagacagaggacatGGTTAAGTTCATGGAGGATatcttggatggtgctgctgaa gcacaggctggtgatGGACTTCTGCAACGAAGCAAGAGAGTCATCTATGAGGCCAAGGCTGCTGTAATG ggagctgaactgctttgccccagcccagctgcagatctgcactcagcctcagccccaagccctggcagggtgggaTGCTTTGGTACCAGGCCGTGGAGCTGTTTGAAATGcaattgctgcttgcagctggttcagaaatggatttcctgtggctgtgggggcagAAATGTCTCTGTGGTGAGTTGGTGTCAAGTGCCAGCCTtgcttaaagccttctcttag
- the LOC135173950 gene encoding protein disulfide-isomerase TMX3-like isoform X5, whose translation MSYLWGCEMHELTIRTTVALNASNQQCLLPDRHLEKTEDMVKFMEDILDGAAEAQAGDGLLQRSKRVIYEAKAAVMKAGVGHLPPIPS comes from the exons atGAGCTACCTGTGGGGGTGTGAAATGCA CGAGCTGACCATCCGTACTACCgtcgccttgaatgcctccaaccagcagtgtttgctgccagacagacacctggagaagacagaggacatGGTTAAGTTCATGGAGGATatcttggatggtgctgctgaa gcacaggctggtgatGGACTTCTGCAACGAAGCAAGAGAGTCATCTATGAGGCCAAGGCTGCTGTAATG aaagcaggagtcggccacctgccacccatcccctcctga